The DNA segment CTAATTTTCTGGAGACTAGAAGGAACCCCCTCCGATTTCAAGAATGAAATCATACAACCTTTTATCAGTGTGATGGATAGATTAAAGGATTTAAGAATCCCGATAGCCGGATACATCAGTTTTCCCGGCAGCACCGATGTGATAAACACCCTTCGCGTTGGGCTCTGTCCGGAGGAGGTAAGCTATTGTAATAGATGTCCTTATACAGACTTGCCTGAACTTCCCTGTTCCCCGATAGAAGGCGTGACTGACCGGATGTTATTTTCAAGGGTATTATCTAAGCCCGGCGAAAGGTCATCGGTGTTCCAAAGCTCTTCAAAAATCCTAGACCTGTATGGCGACCACAAAATTTATTTCTTTTATCTAAACATTGGCGAAGAGATTGCCAGGGTAGAGATACCGAAGTGGGTAGCGAATGATAAGGAACTTTTAGACCTCACCCATACAGTTATCTTTGACCAGGCAAGGAAAGGCAGCGGCTATCCCGTAGCTCTAAGCGAAGCGCACGAGCAAGCAGTAGTAAAATCGAGAGATAGGGATTTCTTCTTTGACCTCATAAGAGAAGGGTTAGTGAGGTCAGATTTCAGGGTTACCGTTTCCAGAAAAGGT comes from the Thermodesulfobacteriota bacterium genome and includes:
- a CDS encoding DNA double-strand break repair nuclease NurA, with product MIEEKKGLEEHSLEKISLSLSELKLRSKKWEELSQKVKLSKTSWLLAGVLGPLDNTYFLPIRPQTCTVIASDGSQIFPNRHEALPCYLINIGSAVLHYGEEGKAKLNSYPKFFYKDEDRLVIWDGRRIPADSSVISERRALMEFQELLRLADENKNLGNTVAICDGTLIFWRLEGTPSDFKNEIIQPFISVMDRLKDLRIPIAGYISFPGSTDVINTLRVGLCPEEVSYCNRCPYTDLPELPCSPIEGVTDRMLFSRVLSKPGERSSVFQSSSKILDLYGDHKIYFFYLNIGEEIARVEIPKWVANDKELLDLTHTVIFDQARKGSGYPVALSEAHEQAVVKSRDRDFFFDLIREGLVRSDFRVTVSRKGLSKRIPRI